One Xiphophorus couchianus chromosome 1, X_couchianus-1.0, whole genome shotgun sequence genomic region harbors:
- the LOC114141796 gene encoding myelin transcription factor 1-like isoform X11: protein MGPGPHPRTPLENSKFLRCVQMSQDTETRTRARSKAIRAEQVGQAMKLEMSSSCPTPGCDGKGHVSGRYSRHRSALGCPIVKKRKLQEAEIEENPLSPRKRTQPTKQADEDSDMAEEEEQNEEDGEEKDGIKDKKKKETKSETGKVERTSATTDSPEQPCPSPDDKSRSITSETENKVETENFSEEVTCVIITEEEEAQSASACLPPQLPAEETTVPCHEETKDEEEDGEKKANLEEEEEELESQRNVAEETEIRRQMIRQENSDHQYSSGDYKNQAKESKPIENNETEEEEEDEEDAEEEEEEEEEEEDEDDGAVRQVETVFIQESEATVSLREEQCDTLRAEEEAAEEKRSSKAGEVEQEEEEDEEEEDEEDDEEEEGNSSKASPSTVIIEVHAEEEEHEEDEEEEEEEEDDEELEEEDEEEEEEDEDRGEELDRVSEGSGVTDDSENWDMTRGNLGLLEQAIALKAEEIQGGQESSSSVDYQPSNASMKNSDGSAGVRCSTHCSKEKKEVKCPTPGCDGTGHITGLYPHHRSLSGCPHKDRIPPEILAMHENVLKCPTPGCTGQGHVNSNRNTHRSLSGCPIAAATKLNKNQDKQVHLQASASEPTSNSDRVLRPMCFVKQLEIPQYGSYRPNTVTTTPRANLAKELEKYSKVSFDYASFDVQVFGKRMIVPKMPDTTDTSTKVFKSKPFSKASSPSHGSSGGFAKNIPSSSGYDYSQDAEAAHMAATAILNLSTRCWERPETCGTKLREPCTKEVAIEVDENGTLDLSMKKTKREDIQSAETACSLPSSSQLVDATLSQDHPQSDWDGPLDFTKPNEDKEEDHEEMEYTAPSYTSSDDEEENQENSEDRKYPGEVTTGSFKVKFQPKDNKKEVIVCPTPGCDGSGHITGNYASHRRCPTPGCDGSGHITGNYASHRSLSGCPRAKKGGVKSAPCKDDKEESELLRCPVPGCDSLGHISGKYATHRSAYGCPLAAKRQREGLLNGTPFSWKAFKTEGPTCPTPGCDGSGHANGSFLTHRSLSGCPRAPASKKKVKLPGDEYITAKFRASDVLDNDEDIKQLNKDISELNECNAEMEADMMNLHTQISSMEKNLKNMEEENKQIEEKNEALFLELSGLSQVLIRSLANIRLPTMQEPVSEQNFDNYVETLTYMFTNKDCYQNPDTRALLESISQAVKGIEV from the exons ATGAGTCAAGACACAGAGACAAGAACACGAGCTCGTTCCAAAGCCATCCGGG CAGAACAAGTTGGACAAGCAATGAAGCTGGAAATGAG CAGCAGCTGTCCCACCCCTGGATGTGATGGCAAAGGTCACGTCAGTGGAAGATATTCGAGACACAGAAG CGCGCTAGGGTGCCCAATTGTAAAGAAAAGGAAGCTACAGGAGGCTGAGATCGAAGAGAACCCGCTGTCGCCCAGGAAGAGGACCCAGCCTACCAAACAGGCCGATGAGGACAGTGACATGgcagaagaggaggagcagaatgaggaagatggagaggaaaaagatggcatcaaagacaaaaagaaaaaagaaacaaagagcgAGACGGGAAAAG TTGAACGCACCTCGGCGACCACAGACAGCCCAGAACAACCTTGCCCTTCACCTGATGACAAGAGCAGAAGTATCACCTCAGAGACTGAGAACAAAGTAGAGACAGAAAACTTTAGCGAGGAGGTAACGTGTGTGATAatcacagaggaagaggaggctcAGTCAGCATCCGCGTGCCTCCCGCCACAGCTCCCAGCAGAAGAAACAACTGTCCCTTGCCATGAAGAGACaaaagatgaggaagaggatggagaaaaaaaggcaaacctggaggaggaggaggaggaactggAAAGTCAGAGGAATGTTGCAGAAGagacggagataagaagacaGATGATCAGGCAGGAAAATTCTGATCATCAGTACTCAAGTGGAGATTACAAAAATCAGGCCAAAGAGTCAAAACCGATAGAAAATAATGAGactgaagaagaggaggaggacgaggaggacgcagaggaagaggaagaggaggaggaggaggaagaggacgaaGACGATGGAGCAGTGAGACAAGTTGAGACAGTTTTCATTCAGGAATCTGAAGCGACTGTGTCACTCAGGGAAGAGCAGTGCGACACCCTCAGGGCCGAGGAAGAAGCAGCAGAGGAGAAGCGAAGCAGCAAAGCCGGTGAAGTagagcaagaagaagaagaagacgaggaagaagaagatgaagaagatgatgaggaagaagaaggaaaCTCAAGCAAAGCCTCTCCGAGCACAGTCATCATCGAAGTTCACGCCGAAGAGGAGGAACacgaggaggacgaggaggaagaggaggaagaggaagacgaCGAGGaactggaggaggaagacgaggaggaggaggaggaggacgaggacaGGGGAGAGGAATTGGATCGTGTCTCCGAGGGATCGGGCGTCACGGACGACTCTGAAAACTGGGACATGACGCGAGGGAATCTGGGGCTGCTGGAGCAGGCCATTGCTCTGAAGGCAGAGGAGATCCAGGGAGGTCAGGAGAGCAGCAGTTCTGTCGACTACCAACCGAGCAACGCCTCCATGAAGAACTCTGACGGTTCTGCTGGAGTCCGCTGCTCCACCCACTGTAGCAAAG aaaagaaggaagtcAAGTGTCCAACTCCAGGTTGTGACGGAACAGGCCACATCACTGGGTTGTATCCTCACCACCGCAGTCTTTCTGGATGTCCCCACAAAGACAGAATACCTCCAGAGA TTTTGGCCATGCACGAAAATGTCTTGAAGTGTCCTACTCCCGGCTGCACCGGCCAAGGTCATGTGAACAGTAACCGCAACACACACCGCAG CCTGTCCGGTTGCCCCATAGCAGCAGCAACTAAGCTGAACAAGAACCAGGACAAGCAGGTTCATCTGCAAGCTTCAGCCAGTGAGCCGACCTCAAACTCTGACAGAGTGCTAAG GCCAATGTGTTTTGTGAAGCAGCTGGAGATCCCTCAGTATGGCAGCTACCGCCCCAACACAGTGACTACCACACCTCGAGCTAACCTTGCCAAGGAGCTGGAGAAATACTCCAAGGTTTCTTTTGACTATGCAAGCTTTGATGTCCAAGTGTTTGGAAAGCGTATGATTGTTCCAAAGATGCCCGACACTACCGACACATCCACTAAAGTTTTCAAAT CTAAACCATTTTCCAAGGCGTCCTCCCCAAGCCATGGTTCATCAGGAGGTTTCGCCAAGAACATCCCATCCTCTAGTGGTTATGACTACAGCCAGGATGCAGAGGCAGCCCATATGGCAGCAACAGCAATCCTCAACCTGTCCACCCGCTGCTGGGAGAGACCGGAAACCTGCGGCACTAAACTCCGGGAGCCTTGCACCAAG GAGGTCGCGATTGAGGTGGATGAGAATGGCACCTTAGACCTCAGCATGAAAAAGACCAAGAGAGAGGACATACAGTCTGCAGAGACTGCATGTTCTTTGCCTTCCTCCTCTCAACTTGTGGATGCCACGTTGTCTCAGGACCATCCTCAGTCAGATTGGGACGGTCCACTAGATTTCACCAAGCCCAATGAAGACAAGGAGGAAGACCATGAAGAG ATGGAATACACAGCTCCTTCATATACATCATCTGATGACGAGGAAGAGAACCAAGAAAACTCAGAGGACCGGAAATACCCCGGTGAAGTCACTACTGGCAGTTTTAAAGTCAAGTTTCAGcccaaagacaacaaaaaagaagttattGT ATGTCCAACACCAGGCTGTGATGGCAGTGGGCATATAACTGGCAATTATGCATCACATCGAAG GTGTCCGACTCCAGGCTGTGATGGATCGGGTCACATCACTGGAAACTACGCGTCGCACAGGAG TTTGTCTGGATGTCCACGGGCCAAGAAAGGAGGAGTCAAATCAGCACCTTGCAAAGACGACAAGGAAGAATCTGAGCTGCTGAG GTGTCCAGTTCCTGGCTGTGACAGTCTTGGACACATCAGTGGAAAGTATGCTACCCACCGTAGTGCCTATGGCTGTCCACTTGCAGCAAAGCGACAGAGGGAAGGTCTACTAAATGGCACTCCTTTCTCTTGGAAGGCCTTTAAGACCGAAGGCCCGACCTGCCCAACACCAGGCTGTGACGGTTCTGGTCATGCTAATGGCAGTTTCTTGACACACCGCAG TCTCTCAGGTTGTCCGAGAGCTCCAGCCAGCAAGAAGAAAGTCAAGCTTCCTGGAGACGAATATATAACAGCAAAGTTCAGAGCGAGCGACG TTCTGGATAATGATGAAGACATCAAGCAGCTGAACAAGGACATCAGTGAACTGAATGAGTGCAACGCAGAGATGGAGGCTGACATGATGAATTTGCACACTCAG
- the LOC114141796 gene encoding myelin transcription factor 1-like isoform X3 — protein MGPGPHPRTPLENSKFLRCVQMSQDTETRTRARSKAIREQVGQAMKLEMSSSCPTPGCDGKGHVSGRYSRHRSALGCPIVKKRKLQEAEIEENPLSPRKRTQPTKQADEDSDMAEEEEQNEEDGEEKDGIKDKKKKETKSETGKVERTSATTDSPEQPCPSPDDKSRSITSETENKVETENFSEEVTCVIITEEEEAQSASACLPPQLPAEETTVPCHEETKDEEEDGEKKANLEEEEEELESQRNVAEETEIRRQMIRQENSDHQYSSGDYKNQAKESKPIENNETEEEEEDEEDAEEEEEEEEEEEDEDDGAVRQVETVFIQESEATVSLREEQCDTLRAEEEAAEEKRSSKAGEVEQEEEEDEEEEDEEDDEEEEGNSSKASPSTVIIEVHAEEEEHEEDEEEEEEEEDDEELEEEDEEEEEEDEDRGEELDRVSEGSGVTDDSENWDMTRGNLGLLEQAIALKAEEIQGGQESSSSVDYQPSNASMKNSDGSAGVRCSTHCSKEKKEVKCPTPGCDGTGHITGLYPHHRSLSGCPHKDRIPPEILAMHENVLKCPTPGCTGQGHVNSNRNTHRSLSGCPIAAATKLNKNQDKQVHLQASASEPTSNSDRVLRPMCFVKQLEIPQYGSYRPNTVTTTPRANLAKELEKYSKVSFDYASFDVQVFGKRMIVPKMPDTTDTSTKVFKSKPFSKASSPSHGSSGGFAKNIPSSSGYDYSQDAEAAHMAATAILNLSTRCWERPETCGTKLREPCTKEVAIEVDENGTLDLSMKKTKREDIQSAETACSLPSSSQLVDATLSQDHPQSDWDGPLDFTKPNEDKEEDHEEMEYTAPSYTSSDDEEENQENSEDRKYPGEVTTGSFKVKFQPKDNKKEVIVCPTPGCDGSGHITGNYASHRSLSGCPLADKSLRTLMAAHTAELKCPTPGCDGSGHITGNYASHRSLSGCPRAKKGGVKSAPCKDDKEESELLRCPVPGCDSLGHISGKYATHRSAYGCPLAAKRQREGLLNGTPFSWKAFKTEGPTCPTPGCDGSGHANGSFLTHRSLSGCPRAPASKKKVKLPGDEYITAKFRASDVLDNDEDIKQLNKDISELNECNAEMEADMMNLHTQISSMEKNLKNMEEENKQIEEKNEALFLELSGLSQVLIRSLANIRLPTMQEPVSEQNFDNYVETLTYMFTNKDCYQNPDTRALLESISQAVKGIEV, from the exons ATGAGTCAAGACACAGAGACAAGAACACGAGCTCGTTCCAAAGCCATCCGGG AACAAGTTGGACAAGCAATGAAGCTGGAAATGAG CAGCAGCTGTCCCACCCCTGGATGTGATGGCAAAGGTCACGTCAGTGGAAGATATTCGAGACACAGAAG CGCGCTAGGGTGCCCAATTGTAAAGAAAAGGAAGCTACAGGAGGCTGAGATCGAAGAGAACCCGCTGTCGCCCAGGAAGAGGACCCAGCCTACCAAACAGGCCGATGAGGACAGTGACATGgcagaagaggaggagcagaatgaggaagatggagaggaaaaagatggcatcaaagacaaaaagaaaaaagaaacaaagagcgAGACGGGAAAAG TTGAACGCACCTCGGCGACCACAGACAGCCCAGAACAACCTTGCCCTTCACCTGATGACAAGAGCAGAAGTATCACCTCAGAGACTGAGAACAAAGTAGAGACAGAAAACTTTAGCGAGGAGGTAACGTGTGTGATAatcacagaggaagaggaggctcAGTCAGCATCCGCGTGCCTCCCGCCACAGCTCCCAGCAGAAGAAACAACTGTCCCTTGCCATGAAGAGACaaaagatgaggaagaggatggagaaaaaaaggcaaacctggaggaggaggaggaggaactggAAAGTCAGAGGAATGTTGCAGAAGagacggagataagaagacaGATGATCAGGCAGGAAAATTCTGATCATCAGTACTCAAGTGGAGATTACAAAAATCAGGCCAAAGAGTCAAAACCGATAGAAAATAATGAGactgaagaagaggaggaggacgaggaggacgcagaggaagaggaagaggaggaggaggaggaagaggacgaaGACGATGGAGCAGTGAGACAAGTTGAGACAGTTTTCATTCAGGAATCTGAAGCGACTGTGTCACTCAGGGAAGAGCAGTGCGACACCCTCAGGGCCGAGGAAGAAGCAGCAGAGGAGAAGCGAAGCAGCAAAGCCGGTGAAGTagagcaagaagaagaagaagacgaggaagaagaagatgaagaagatgatgaggaagaagaaggaaaCTCAAGCAAAGCCTCTCCGAGCACAGTCATCATCGAAGTTCACGCCGAAGAGGAGGAACacgaggaggacgaggaggaagaggaggaagaggaagacgaCGAGGaactggaggaggaagacgaggaggaggaggaggaggacgaggacaGGGGAGAGGAATTGGATCGTGTCTCCGAGGGATCGGGCGTCACGGACGACTCTGAAAACTGGGACATGACGCGAGGGAATCTGGGGCTGCTGGAGCAGGCCATTGCTCTGAAGGCAGAGGAGATCCAGGGAGGTCAGGAGAGCAGCAGTTCTGTCGACTACCAACCGAGCAACGCCTCCATGAAGAACTCTGACGGTTCTGCTGGAGTCCGCTGCTCCACCCACTGTAGCAAAG aaaagaaggaagtcAAGTGTCCAACTCCAGGTTGTGACGGAACAGGCCACATCACTGGGTTGTATCCTCACCACCGCAGTCTTTCTGGATGTCCCCACAAAGACAGAATACCTCCAGAGA TTTTGGCCATGCACGAAAATGTCTTGAAGTGTCCTACTCCCGGCTGCACCGGCCAAGGTCATGTGAACAGTAACCGCAACACACACCGCAG CCTGTCCGGTTGCCCCATAGCAGCAGCAACTAAGCTGAACAAGAACCAGGACAAGCAGGTTCATCTGCAAGCTTCAGCCAGTGAGCCGACCTCAAACTCTGACAGAGTGCTAAG GCCAATGTGTTTTGTGAAGCAGCTGGAGATCCCTCAGTATGGCAGCTACCGCCCCAACACAGTGACTACCACACCTCGAGCTAACCTTGCCAAGGAGCTGGAGAAATACTCCAAGGTTTCTTTTGACTATGCAAGCTTTGATGTCCAAGTGTTTGGAAAGCGTATGATTGTTCCAAAGATGCCCGACACTACCGACACATCCACTAAAGTTTTCAAAT CTAAACCATTTTCCAAGGCGTCCTCCCCAAGCCATGGTTCATCAGGAGGTTTCGCCAAGAACATCCCATCCTCTAGTGGTTATGACTACAGCCAGGATGCAGAGGCAGCCCATATGGCAGCAACAGCAATCCTCAACCTGTCCACCCGCTGCTGGGAGAGACCGGAAACCTGCGGCACTAAACTCCGGGAGCCTTGCACCAAG GAGGTCGCGATTGAGGTGGATGAGAATGGCACCTTAGACCTCAGCATGAAAAAGACCAAGAGAGAGGACATACAGTCTGCAGAGACTGCATGTTCTTTGCCTTCCTCCTCTCAACTTGTGGATGCCACGTTGTCTCAGGACCATCCTCAGTCAGATTGGGACGGTCCACTAGATTTCACCAAGCCCAATGAAGACAAGGAGGAAGACCATGAAGAG ATGGAATACACAGCTCCTTCATATACATCATCTGATGACGAGGAAGAGAACCAAGAAAACTCAGAGGACCGGAAATACCCCGGTGAAGTCACTACTGGCAGTTTTAAAGTCAAGTTTCAGcccaaagacaacaaaaaagaagttattGT ATGTCCAACACCAGGCTGTGATGGCAGTGGGCATATAACTGGCAATTATGCATCACATCGAAG TCTGTCAGGCTGTCCTCTTGCTGATAAATCACTTCGGACCCTCATGGCTGCCCACACAGCTGAACTgaa GTGTCCGACTCCAGGCTGTGATGGATCGGGTCACATCACTGGAAACTACGCGTCGCACAGGAG TTTGTCTGGATGTCCACGGGCCAAGAAAGGAGGAGTCAAATCAGCACCTTGCAAAGACGACAAGGAAGAATCTGAGCTGCTGAG GTGTCCAGTTCCTGGCTGTGACAGTCTTGGACACATCAGTGGAAAGTATGCTACCCACCGTAGTGCCTATGGCTGTCCACTTGCAGCAAAGCGACAGAGGGAAGGTCTACTAAATGGCACTCCTTTCTCTTGGAAGGCCTTTAAGACCGAAGGCCCGACCTGCCCAACACCAGGCTGTGACGGTTCTGGTCATGCTAATGGCAGTTTCTTGACACACCGCAG TCTCTCAGGTTGTCCGAGAGCTCCAGCCAGCAAGAAGAAAGTCAAGCTTCCTGGAGACGAATATATAACAGCAAAGTTCAGAGCGAGCGACG TTCTGGATAATGATGAAGACATCAAGCAGCTGAACAAGGACATCAGTGAACTGAATGAGTGCAACGCAGAGATGGAGGCTGACATGATGAATTTGCACACTCAG